In the genome of Hippoglossus hippoglossus isolate fHipHip1 chromosome 12, fHipHip1.pri, whole genome shotgun sequence, one region contains:
- the ghrb gene encoding growth hormone receptor b isoform X2, translating to MAPAAPLAVLVLCLHFFTASTQVLPERRPHITGCVSNNMETFRCRWNVGTFQNLSEPGALRLFYFNKIPSPDSPKNWSECPHYSTERPNECFFNKNHTTVWTIYSVQLHSADRTVLYDEDLFYVQDIVQPDPAFSLNWTLLNVSSTGTHYDIMLSWKPPESADVGMGWMRLQYEVQHRDVNSDLWKASELVLSTHRSLYGLQTNVNHEVRVRCKMHAAKDFGEFSDSVFVHIPSKVSRFPVVALLIFGALCLLAILMLVLISQQEKLMFILLPPVPGPKIRGIDSELLKKGKLRELTSILGGPPDLRPELYNSDSWVEFIDLDIEEQSDRLTELDTDCLVERSLFYSCSPLSIGFRDDDSGRASCCDPDLPIDSDVSPFNPLIPNQTLSKDASEPSSPTAAETPSTREALYTQVTEVRSSGKVLLAPEEQTDLEKTTSKDSEKDSVVEKEKEKNDFRLMLVSADNGGYTSELKAGKMSPSLSDGDLSERRYTVPSPYYEADPTAMSPLPSPPVYTVVEGVDGQNSLLLTSNSTPVPQIIIPKPMPTPDGYLTPDLLGSVTP from the exons ATGGCTCCTGCAGCTCCGCTCGCCGTGCTCGTCCTCTGCCTTCACTTCTTCACGGCTTCAACTCAAG TCCTCCCCGAGAGACGCCCACACATCACTGGCTGTGTCTCCAACAACATGGAGACTTTCCGCTGCAGATGGAATGTCGGCACTTTCCAGAACCTCTCCGAGCCGGGAGCCCTCCGCTTATTCTACTTTAACAAAAT ACCCTCCCCGGACTCCCCTAAAAATTGGAGCGAGTGTCCTCACTACAGCACCGAGCGGCCCAACGAGTGCTTCTTCAACAAGAACCACACGACCGTCTGGACCATTTACAGCGTCCAGCTCCACTCGGCCGACCGAACCGTCCTCTACGACGAGGACCTGTTCTACGTTCAAGACATCG TTCAACCGGATCCAGCGTTCAGCCTGAACTGGACGCTGCTGAATGTGAGTTCCACCGGGACTCACTATGACATCATGCTGAGCTGGAAGCCTCCAGAGTCCGCGGACGTGGGGATGGGATGGATGCGCCTCCAGTACGAGGTCCAGCACCGCGACGTCAACTCCGACCTGTGGAAGGCG TCTGAACTTGTGTTGAGCACGCACCGCTCCCTCTACGGGCTCCAGACCAACGTCAATCACGAGGTTCGAGTCCGGTGCAAAATGCACGCAGCGAAAGACTTCGGAGAATTCAGCGACTCTGTGTTTGTCCATATCCCATCCAAAG TGTCCAGATTCCCAGTCGTGGCTTTGCTCATCTTTGGCGCCTTGTGTTTACTGGCCATCCTGATGTTAGTTCTCATATCACAGCAGGAGAA GTTGATGTTTATTCTTTTGCCTCCTGTCCCTGGACCGAAAATCAGAGGAATTGATTCTGAGCTCCTGAAG AAAGGAAAGCTGAGAGAGCTGACGTCCATCCTGGGCGGTCCCCCCGATCTGAGGCCGGAGCTGTACAACAGCGACTCCTGGGTGGAGTTCATCGATCTGGACATCGAGGAGCAGAGCGACAGACTCACAGAACTGGACACGGATTGCCTCGTGGAACGCTCCCTGTTCTACAGCTGCTCTCCGCTCTCCATCGGCTTCAGGGACGACGACTCGGGCCGCGCCAGCTGCTGCGACCCGGATCTCCCCATCGACTCGGACGTGTCACCGTTCAATCCTCTCATCCCGAACCAAACCCTCAGTAAAGACGCATCCGAGCCAAGCAGCCCAACTGCTGCGGAGACGCCGAGCACCCGGGAGGCTCTGTACACGCAGGTGACTGAGGTGAGGTCGTCTGGCAAAGTGCTGCTGGCACCTGAGGAGCAGACTGACCTGGAAAAAACCACGAGCAAAGACTCAGAGAAAGACAGtgtggtggagaaggagaaggaaaagaacgATTTCCGGCTGATGCTGGTGAGTGCAGATAACGGCGGCTACACCTCCGAGCTGAAAGCCGGGAAAATGAGCCCCAGTTTGTCCGATGGGGATCTGAGTGAGCGCCGCTACACGGTGCCATCGCCTTACTACGAAGCAGACCCCACCGCCATGTCCCCGCTGCCCTCTCCCCCTGTCTACACCGTGGTCGAGGGCGTTGATGGACAGAACAGCCTCCTACTGACATCAAACTCCACACCTGTCCCACAGATAATAATCCCAAAGCCCATGCCCACCCCAGACGGCTacctgacccctgaccttttGGGAAGCGTCACGCCGTAG
- the ghrb gene encoding growth hormone receptor b isoform X1, with protein MFGPQLSTMAPAAPLAVLVLCLHFFTASTQVLPERRPHITGCVSNNMETFRCRWNVGTFQNLSEPGALRLFYFNKIPSPDSPKNWSECPHYSTERPNECFFNKNHTTVWTIYSVQLHSADRTVLYDEDLFYVQDIVQPDPAFSLNWTLLNVSSTGTHYDIMLSWKPPESADVGMGWMRLQYEVQHRDVNSDLWKASELVLSTHRSLYGLQTNVNHEVRVRCKMHAAKDFGEFSDSVFVHIPSKVSRFPVVALLIFGALCLLAILMLVLISQQEKLMFILLPPVPGPKIRGIDSELLKKGKLRELTSILGGPPDLRPELYNSDSWVEFIDLDIEEQSDRLTELDTDCLVERSLFYSCSPLSIGFRDDDSGRASCCDPDLPIDSDVSPFNPLIPNQTLSKDASEPSSPTAAETPSTREALYTQVTEVRSSGKVLLAPEEQTDLEKTTSKDSEKDSVVEKEKEKNDFRLMLVSADNGGYTSELKAGKMSPSLSDGDLSERRYTVPSPYYEADPTAMSPLPSPPVYTVVEGVDGQNSLLLTSNSTPVPQIIIPKPMPTPDGYLTPDLLGSVTP; from the exons ATGTTTGGTCCACAGCTCAGCACCATGGCTCCTGCAGCTCCGCTCGCCGTGCTCGTCCTCTGCCTTCACTTCTTCACGGCTTCAACTCAAG TCCTCCCCGAGAGACGCCCACACATCACTGGCTGTGTCTCCAACAACATGGAGACTTTCCGCTGCAGATGGAATGTCGGCACTTTCCAGAACCTCTCCGAGCCGGGAGCCCTCCGCTTATTCTACTTTAACAAAAT ACCCTCCCCGGACTCCCCTAAAAATTGGAGCGAGTGTCCTCACTACAGCACCGAGCGGCCCAACGAGTGCTTCTTCAACAAGAACCACACGACCGTCTGGACCATTTACAGCGTCCAGCTCCACTCGGCCGACCGAACCGTCCTCTACGACGAGGACCTGTTCTACGTTCAAGACATCG TTCAACCGGATCCAGCGTTCAGCCTGAACTGGACGCTGCTGAATGTGAGTTCCACCGGGACTCACTATGACATCATGCTGAGCTGGAAGCCTCCAGAGTCCGCGGACGTGGGGATGGGATGGATGCGCCTCCAGTACGAGGTCCAGCACCGCGACGTCAACTCCGACCTGTGGAAGGCG TCTGAACTTGTGTTGAGCACGCACCGCTCCCTCTACGGGCTCCAGACCAACGTCAATCACGAGGTTCGAGTCCGGTGCAAAATGCACGCAGCGAAAGACTTCGGAGAATTCAGCGACTCTGTGTTTGTCCATATCCCATCCAAAG TGTCCAGATTCCCAGTCGTGGCTTTGCTCATCTTTGGCGCCTTGTGTTTACTGGCCATCCTGATGTTAGTTCTCATATCACAGCAGGAGAA GTTGATGTTTATTCTTTTGCCTCCTGTCCCTGGACCGAAAATCAGAGGAATTGATTCTGAGCTCCTGAAG AAAGGAAAGCTGAGAGAGCTGACGTCCATCCTGGGCGGTCCCCCCGATCTGAGGCCGGAGCTGTACAACAGCGACTCCTGGGTGGAGTTCATCGATCTGGACATCGAGGAGCAGAGCGACAGACTCACAGAACTGGACACGGATTGCCTCGTGGAACGCTCCCTGTTCTACAGCTGCTCTCCGCTCTCCATCGGCTTCAGGGACGACGACTCGGGCCGCGCCAGCTGCTGCGACCCGGATCTCCCCATCGACTCGGACGTGTCACCGTTCAATCCTCTCATCCCGAACCAAACCCTCAGTAAAGACGCATCCGAGCCAAGCAGCCCAACTGCTGCGGAGACGCCGAGCACCCGGGAGGCTCTGTACACGCAGGTGACTGAGGTGAGGTCGTCTGGCAAAGTGCTGCTGGCACCTGAGGAGCAGACTGACCTGGAAAAAACCACGAGCAAAGACTCAGAGAAAGACAGtgtggtggagaaggagaaggaaaagaacgATTTCCGGCTGATGCTGGTGAGTGCAGATAACGGCGGCTACACCTCCGAGCTGAAAGCCGGGAAAATGAGCCCCAGTTTGTCCGATGGGGATCTGAGTGAGCGCCGCTACACGGTGCCATCGCCTTACTACGAAGCAGACCCCACCGCCATGTCCCCGCTGCCCTCTCCCCCTGTCTACACCGTGGTCGAGGGCGTTGATGGACAGAACAGCCTCCTACTGACATCAAACTCCACACCTGTCCCACAGATAATAATCCCAAAGCCCATGCCCACCCCAGACGGCTacctgacccctgaccttttGGGAAGCGTCACGCCGTAG
- the c7b gene encoding complement component C7 yields the protein MTLDVLVQEQKRSLNPERHIMKFDLAAASLASFLIFLSPVCCQQSVNCRWGSYGEWSECDGCSSTKVRTRHVEVYAQFGGGACSGEAAQTEPCVPQKGCPLETGCGERFRCTSGQCISRTLVCNGDYDCDDSLDERSCNQDDQQFSCDLDKTPPNSDFTGRGYDVLTGKLRAGVINTRSFGGQCRKVFSGDHKVYYRLPQSVLRYNFEVIVDNEDSDESYNSFWSYTQHIQANALSAHDRRTFHKEQTENKAYKLIILKNKVELAQFQNSAPQYLTLSEGFWKALSSLPFTYDYSAYRQLLRKYGTHYLSEGSLGGEYQALLELDRQAFTSSSTTDIEYQRCWKKVKRRWFRKKVTIKCKKVMNSISSKDGHKVNKMPIKVNIFGGDPSFIGALSILDLEKPEANGEIYDNWASSVKDFPDVINQKLRPLHELVKEVQCAGLKKLHLKRATEEYLAEEHPCHCRPCHNNGQPLLSGSVCLCVCRPGTSGPACQTGAVTGEQPGVTHGGWSCWSSWATCSRGQRSRTRSCNNPAPSGGGHHCTGLTAEQKPCEDPDIQYLQTMEPQCFSLSVTPPKTCGLPPNLRNGFIQNPKDLYMVGNTVDFSCIEGHYLSGDAAARCTESQTWTPGTRVCKSSMCGIPQLSGDVVAAPTKEAYPIGDTLSLSCPEGSLLDGEVSEVMCSPSLQWSPSPEGIRCKAAPTAPTPPSGLRCKPWENVGTTECVCKMPFQCSPSLQLCARLGSTQTPRLLSVCQLGALRCAGRNSTLTRDADCKWPEETLTSRVCQNVSECPQDSAPLCVSSDVATTMTECEVGARKCGGEQLNVTGIDACPE from the exons ATGACCCTGGATGTTCTGGTTCAGGAGCAGAAGAGAAGCCTGAACCCGGAGCGACACATCATGAAG tttgatttggctgcagctTCTTTGGCTTCGTTCCTCATCTTTCTGTCTCCAGTTTG CTGCCAGCAGTCTGTGAACTGCAGATGGGGGTCTTACGGAGAGTGGTCCGAGTGTgacggctgcagcagcactaag GTGCGCACTCGCCACGTGGAGGTGTACGCCCAGTTTGGGGGCGGGGCATGTTCAGGAGAAGCCGCTCAAACAGAACCGTGTGTTCCACAGAAAGGTTGTCCCCTGGAAACGGGCTGTGGAGAAAGGTTCCGCTGCACCTCTG GTCAGTGTATCAGTCGCACTCTGGTGTGTAACGGAGACTACGACTGTGACGACAGCCTGGATGAGAGAAGCTGTAACCAAGACGACCAACAGTTCTCATGTGACCTCGACAAAACGCCTCCGAACTCTGACTTCACAGGCAGAGG GTACGACGTGTTGACGGGGAAACTGAGAGCAGGCGTGATCAACACTCGGAGCTTCGGAGGTCAGTGCAGGAAGGTGTTCAGCGGCGACCACAAAGTCTATTACCGACTTCCGCAGAGCGTCCTCAGGTACAACTTTGAG GTGATAGTGGACAACGAAGACAGCGACGAATCCTACAACAGCTTCTGGTCGTACACTCAACACATCCAGGCCAACGCCTTGTCGGCACACGACCGCCGCACCTTCCACAAAGAGCAAACTGAGAATAAG GCGTACAAATTAATAATCCTGAAGAATAAAGTGGAACTGGCCCAGTTTCAGAACTCCGCCCCTCAGTACCTCACTCTGTCCGAAGGCTTCTGGAAGGCCTTGTCCTCGCTGCCGTTCACGTACGACTACTCTGCCTACCGCCAGCTGCTCCGGAAGTACGGCACGCACTACCTCTCCGAGGGCTCGCTCGGCGGCGAATACCAAGCCTTGTTGGAGTTAGACCGCCAGGCGTTCACCTCATCCA GTACGACAGATATCGAGTACCAGAGGTGTTGGAAGAAAGTGAAACGTCGTTGGTTCCGGAAGAAAGTGACAATCAAGTGTAAAAAAGTCATGAATTCTATCTCATCCAAAGACG GAcacaaagtgaataaaatgcCCATTAAAGTCAACATATTTGGAGGAGATCCATCCTTCATCGGCGCTCTGAGTATTCTGGATCTGGAAAAGCCAGAAGCTAACGGAGAGATCTATGATAACTGGGCCTCGTCTGTCAAAGACTTCCCTGACGTCATAAACCAGAAG CTGCGTCCTCTGCACGAGCTGGTGAAGGAGGTGCAGTGTGCCGGTTTGAAGAAGCTGCACCTGAAGCGAGCCACGGAGGAGTACCTGGCCGAGGAGCATCCCTGCCACTGCCGTCCCTGCCACAACAACGGCCAGCCACTGCTGAGCGGCTCCGTGTGTCTCTGCGTCTGCCGGCCGGGAACCTCGGGACCAGCCTGTCAGACTGGAGCTGTGACCGGAGAGCAACCGG GGGTGACCCACGgcggctggagctgctggtccTCCTGGGCGACTTGTTCtcgaggtcaaaggtcaagaacTCGCAGCTGCAACAATCCTGCTCCCAGCGGAGGTGGACACCACTGCACCGGACTGACAGCGGAGCAGAAGCCTTGTGAGGACCCCGACATCCAGTATTTaca gacgATGGAGCCTCAGTGCTTCAGTCTCTCTGTGACGCCACCAAAGACCTGTGGTCTGCCTCCGAACCTGAGGAACGGATTCATCCAG AATCCCAAAGATTTGTACATGGTAGGAAACACGGTGGATTTCTCCTGCATCGAGGGACATTACCTCAGTGGAGACGCTGCCGCTCGGTGCACTGAAAGCCAGACGTGGACGCCGGGGACGAGGGTTTGTAAAA GTTCCATGTGTGGGATTCCACAACTCAGCGGGGACGTTGTGGCCGCGCCCACCAAAGAGGCCTATCCGATTGGAGACACGCTGTCCCTCTCCTGTCCTGAGGGGTCGCTGCTGGACGGTGAGGTGTCAGAGGTCATGTGTAGTCCCAGTCTGCAGTGGTCTCCGTCTCCTGAAGGCATTCGTTGTAAAGCAG cgCCCACAGCTCCCACTCCTCCATCCGGCCTGAGGTGTAAACCCTGGGAGAACGTAGGAACAACCGAGTGCGTGTGCAAAATGCCATTTCAGTGCTC GCcttcactgcagctgtgtgCCAGACTTGGCTCCACTCAAACCCCGCGGTTGCTCAGCGTGTGTCAGCTCGGCGCTCTGCGGTGTGCCGGTCGCAACTCCACGCTGACCCGTGACGCCGACTGTAAATGGCCAGAGGAGACGCTCACGTCACGCGTTTGCCAGAACGTGTCAGAATGCCCACAAGACTCCGCCCCCCTGTGCGTTAGCTCTGACGTTGCCACGACGATGACCGAATGCGAGGTGGGAGCCAGGAAGTGTGGGGGGGAGCAGCTGAACGTTACCGGCATCGACGCTTGTCCAGAATAA